One genomic segment of Anas platyrhynchos isolate ZD024472 breed Pekin duck chromosome 32, IASCAAS_PekinDuck_T2T, whole genome shotgun sequence includes these proteins:
- the LOC140000455 gene encoding olfactory receptor 14A16-like: MSNSSFPTEFLLLPFADTRKLQLLHFGLFLGIYLAALLGNSLILTAIACDHHLHTPMYFFLLNLALLDLGSISTNVPKAMVNSLWDTRAISSYGCAAQIFFFFFFISAEFSILTIMAYDRYIAICKPLHYRTIMDSRTCVNMAEAAWGSGVFNAMLHTVNTFSLPLCQGNAVDQFFCEIPQILKLSCSDAYLREVGLLVVSACLAFGCFLYVVLSYVQIFRAVLRIPSQQGRHKAFSTCLPHLAVVSLFISTGLFAYLKPPSVSSSYLNLLLAVLYSVVPPAVNPLIYSMRNKELKDAVCELVTGYFQNQ; this comes from the coding sequence atgtccaacagcagcttccccacagagttcctcctcctgccattcgcagacacccgcaaactgcagcttctgcacttcgggctcttcctgggcatctacctggctgccctcctgggcaacagcctcatcctcacagccatagcctgcgaccaccacctccacacccccatgtacttcttcctcctcaacctcgccctcctcgacctgggctccatctccaccaatgttcccaaagccatggtcAATTCCCTGTGGGataccagggccatttcctccTATGGATGTGctgctcagatttttttctttttctttttcatctcagcagagttttctattctcaccatcatggcctatgaccgctacattgccatctgcaaacctcTGCACTACaggacaataatggacagcagaacttgtgtcaacatggcagaagctgcctggggcagtggtgTTTTCAATGCTATGCTGCACACTgtcaataccttttccctccccctctgccaaggcaatgctgtggaccagttcttctgtgaaattccccagatcctcaagctgtCTTGCTctgatgcctacctcagagaagttgggcttcTTGTGGTTAGTGCCTGCTTAGCATTTGGATGTTTTCTTTATGTTGTGCtctcctatgtgcagatcttcagggcagtgctgaggatcccctcacagcaaggacggcacaaagccttttccacatgcctccctcacctggctgtggtctccctgttcatcAGCACTGGATTATTTGCTTATCTGAAGCCCCCTTCTGTATCCTCCTCCTAcctgaatcttttgctggcagttttgtattcagtggtgcctccagcagtgaaccccctcatctacagcatgaggaacaaagaGCTGAAGGATGCAGTGTGCGAATTGGTAACTGGATATTTTCAGAACCAATAA
- the LOC140000456 gene encoding olfactory receptor 14A16-like, whose protein sequence is MTNSSSVSEFLLLPFADTRQLQLLHFRLFLGIYLAALLGNGLILTAVACNYHLHTPMYFFLLNLALLDLGSISTSVPKAMANSLWDIRTISYEGCAAQVLFFLFFFGAEFYLLTIMSYDRYVAICKPLHYGSLLGSRACAQMATAAWGSGFLNAVLHTANTFSLPLCQGNALDQFFCEIPQILKLSCSDAYLREVWTLLFSISLALVCFVFIVLSYVQIFKAVLRMPSEQGQHKAFSTCLPHLAVVSLFLSTIMFAYLKPLSLSSPTLNLMVSLLYSVVPPAVNPLIYSMRNKVLKDAVWKFLEYILLQINNVP, encoded by the coding sequence ATgaccaacagcagctctgtgagtgagttcctcctcctgccattcgcagacacacgccagctgcagctcctgcacttcaggctcttcctgggcatctacctggctgccctcctgggcaacggtctcatcctcactgctgtaGCCTGCAActaccacctccacacccccatgtacttcttcctcctaaACCTTGCCCTCCTCGATCTGGGCTCCATCTCTACTagtgtccccaaagccatggccaattccctgtgggacatCAGGACCATTTCCTatgaaggatgtgctgcacaagtcctctttttcttattcttttttggtgcagaattttatcttctcaccatcatgtcctatgaccgctatgttgccatctgcaaacccctgcactacgggagcctcctgggcagcagagcttgtgcccagatggcaacagctgcctggggcagtggctttctcaatgctgtgctgcacacggccaatacattttccctgcccctctgccaaggtaatgccctggaccagttcttctgtgaaatcccccagatcctcaagctctcctgctcagatgcctacctcagggaagtttgGACACTTCTGTTTAGTATTTCCTTAGCattagtttgttttgtcttcattgtgctgtcctatgtgcagatcttcaaggctgtgctgaggatgccctctgagcaaggccagcacaaagccttttccacgtgcctccctcacctggctgtggtctccctgtttctcagtaccatcatgtttgcctacctgaaaccCCTCTCACTCTCCTCCCCAACTCTAAATCTCATGGTGTCacttctgtactcggtggtgcctccagcagtgaaccccctcatctacagcatgaggaataagGTGCTCAAGGATGCAGTCTGGAAATTCTTGGAATACATCCTTCTTCAAATCAATAATGTGCCTTAA